In Struthio camelus isolate bStrCam1 chromosome 3, bStrCam1.hap1, whole genome shotgun sequence, the DNA window GGTTTTAATCAGCCCTTTCTGGTAAGGGCAGAGCCGTTAGTAATTGGATGGTAGAGAAAGAGGTGGGAAATGACAGACTACATCTGTAAATAAACATAAAAGGAGGATGTGAGCAGCTGCGTCTAAGCTTTCAAGTCACTTTTAATATTCCACAGTGTGAAGGGGAGggaaaatagacatttttaaatgaaggactGCTGTCagaacttcttctttttttttttttttaaaggttctcAGTCCTTTCCTGAATCTGTAACAGACTCTCACTGTAACACAGAGGGGGGGATTTCACCTGTTCTACATCTTTGTATACAAAAAGACTTAAATACAACTCAAATATTAGCTAGAACTCTGGAGCTTCTTTTGAGATGGCAAAGAGAAATGCagttttttcttctgcaatgctAATATGTGCTGTCACCCAGAAAACAAGGAGTGTCGCTTGAAAGAAAGGTAGTTTCGCTCATGTAATACCTCAGTCTTGAATGACTAGTCTTGCTATGTAACCAAGGTCACGCAAACAGGTTTTTCGAGCTGCAAAAGGAGGCAGAACATAGCCCTTAACTGCAAAGAGCTATCGAGCATTTGCAAAATGAATATCGCACTGGAATAAACTGCATGTTTCTACCATAACTCTTGCTACTAAGCGATTAGGTCTTGAGTAGATGCAGGGACTAGAAAAACAGCAATACATACCCCTCCTCTGGTTTGTATGAGCAAAACTTTGGGACTGgtgagaaagcaaatattttgttgttgAAGTTGAACTTGAGGAAAGTGAGACTATCCTATAGGTGAGTGAGCCTTTATACTTCAGTGAATATCAGTACTTCTaggtattttcaagcttttttttttttaattgcagtagaGAGGAGAATCTAGTTAATTTTTGGTTATTTTGATTGTCTCTCACTGTATTGTCTGGGGTTAAAGCTTTTAAACAGCTAATATGAAGGAGACTGGCACAATTACATAATCTTAGTCTAATcaaatcattttctttgcattcttaCATTATTCTTTCATTACGTTCTTAGTGTTCCACATGCTGTTGTATAATCTTGCAGCTGAGTTAAAGGTTAGGGAATACTAAGTTCTGAGGAGGATATGTTTTATTCTTGAAGTGTGATTAAAGCTAAGCAATGTCTTTCTTGTGAatttggttttttatttgtttaatgttTGGGCCCAGCAAAATCATGCTAGGCAATAGCTTTTTGTCTTTGAAGATTAGGCAATTTCCTCTAAAATTGTAAGTTTTATTCCTTAACTGACGAGCTCTGTAGAAAGGGTTCTTAGAGAGCTCCAGTGGTTCACCATCATGATATATGCTTCTTGAAGTGCTAAACATTAAATACTTGTGTCTTCAAACGGTTTGCTGGGAGTAGTTATCAGTACTTCAGTGTGCACCAGGGAAACTATTGGTGGGGTTAGATTTTTCTCGTGCTGTCATTCAGAAGGCTGATGTCTTCGTTTTCATCATACTGCATTGCTCTAGCAAGGTGGCATATGCTTGCTGTTGTCCTTATATAAGTAAGATATAATTCTTAATTGTTAGCTGCTCTTTCTAGAGAAAATATTCTCCCTTGATAAGAGAGGGGTAATGTGAGCTTAAATGTAAAATGGAATATTGGAGGCGGGTCGAGCAAAAGAATTTATTACAGTTAAATATACCAGCCCTTGAACTTGTTGCAGAACTGGGCAGGTATCTCAAGGCTGAAGTACTGGAATGGCTTGCAAACACTTGATCTGATGAACAACTTAATGCTTTCCATATGCCCGAGtctggagaaattaaaaaagaaaagaaaaacttgaatGATAAGTGAAGCTTAATTTTAAATGAACCAGCAGATCTGAACTCTTgagcagcgaggaagagctcAGAGTCTGAATCTCGACTTTATGTTGTAGGGCTGCTCTCCCATAGAAGAGGATTGTGTGGCACAGCTCATCGTACGACCAATGCGTAAAGTTCTGCTTCATGACTAGTGGGATGGGCTGAAAGAGCAGTTTACATGGAAGAAAAGAGCAGGGCTCTTTGTTTTACTACCCTTGCCATAACCTAGGGgaggaaacaaaagacaaaaagtcTGCTTCTGCCACCTGTGCCTATGTCTGTTTAGCACTTCAGTAGTGAGGGCAGTGTGGAGGTATCGGGGTTGGCTCTTACCCAGCAGTGAAGAAATAGTGGAGTAGACTTCTGTGCAGGTGATAGAAGGTACAGTGAGTGTCCGAGTTACTTTGGCCTGCCACGACATACCAGAAACCTCCCAGAAGTGCAGCCGGTATACCTAAACTCTGCACACTGTGGATTTTAGGCCctgatttgaaagaaatgaacttAATGCAGGTGTTTGGGACAGCTGAGTGTGTAGCTTCTGTATGCTGAATCCAGGCACCCTATGGGGCAATTCCATTATGTGGTTTGTCAGAATAGATATAAACTGCTGAAAAtaatgttgcaattttttttaaccttgaatttttctatttttattttatttaaaaaaaaatgcttatttccaGCACCTATAATTAGGCTTTCTGGCTTCCAAAGTGCTGGGTGTCTACCACTTGCTTGGGCAGTTGGGGCTGCAGGGATCCAGCACGTCCAAAGCTAGGCTTTAAGAAAAGTCCTGTGAAGCTGCACTGGAGCTGACTGAGGAgggtttttctcttcccttcccttgacAGATCTGTTGCTCAGTTGCTCCCTAATTACTTTGGTCAAAATGATTGCTTAGCCTAGGTACTATAAATTGGGTTTTGCTGCCTGGATTATTTTTTCTGAGAGCTTGGGAGTGACTATGAGGGAAACTGAGGGGAAACAGGTAAGAGCTGGGGATGGTTTTTCAGCTGCATCCCTCCTGAAAGAGGGCACGTGACTAAGCCATCCCCAGTGCACAGCCATAAGGCTGACTGCAGTGACAAGAGATTCTGTAAGGGAGGTGACTGGGCATCGCTCCCTGCTTCCTATGGGTTCTTGCTTCCGTTAGTGTCTTGCTTTCGttgggagagctgtgtgaagtACCACAATTCCACTAAGTCTGTGTTTTAGAAGCAATATGGAAAAATTGCAGCacctcttaaatatttttcttcttcccaggtTGACACCAAAGATTGGTTTCCCCTGGAGCGAAATCAGAAACATCTCTTTCAATGACAAGAAGTTTGTTATAAAACCTATTGACAAGAAGGCACCTGTAAGTAGATCCAGAATGGATTCTTGGTTGCTGTGTATGAACAATTAATAGTGCTTCATCTCAAAATACAGTTGTCTTGGAAGAGAAGTAAACTGCAGATATTCTAGATGCAAAATGAGCCTCAGTATTTAGAGTGTATTTAGAGCTCTGTTTTTCTGGGCAGTATAGATAAAGGGTTTGTGGCAGTATATAACGTGCAGACAGACATGGCTATTACTActgcagagtctttttttttaattttcctctctcCCAACCAACTGTCTTTAGTTTTATACTTAAATCTGGGGTTTCTTCACTGATACTGTGAGTTTTCTGTTTAGCCAAATTATACTCTGCAACTGCTTCTCTCCCagtttctttcagtgcactgaagTTGGTgggtgacttctttttttcttaaaaaaacaaaatacgtGCAAATGCTACAGCAAAACCATATAGATACTTATAGTGTCCCTTCTTAATACTCACTGTTTCCTTCCACCCTGCTGAAACTTTGCagagaaaattaagaaattagAAAGGACCTTGATGTTTACTGACCTTCATGAATACTGGGATAAATGGCAGGGATACAACTTCTGTAAAGAACTTAAATGTAGTTACCTGTAAATGATGCTTTTCAAtacttaaaaacacattttatcaGAGTTGTTTTAGTGAAGAATTGGCAACTTATTTCCAGCTATGGAGAACTTTAACTGCAATAACTGGAATAGCTGGATGTCATTCTGTCAGTCTTATGAAACTGCTGGAAGAGTTGAGAAAGGCCATGgcgtttttgtttggtttgtttggtttgttttttttccccccttagtaCTTGGCTTTGGTGGATAAATACAGCCCTCAGAAATAATAGGCAGCTTGGCTTTGGTAAAGGGTGATGGCTTATGaatctttttttgttaaaaacatcTTCACAGTAATTTAAATGatgtgctgcagagctgttggCAAAATAGCCTTTCCTCCAGAGAGCAACCTGTTTTTTGTGTGGGTGGTTTTCTTTTAGTAGTGCTGTTAGTGAAAACCAAGAAAACTCCACACAAATAGGAAGTTGGTCTCCGCCAGGACTGGACTGCTCAATAGCAGAGCCTCTTTGTGATCATGGGCATGTTGCACACAGTACAGAAAATTAATCTCCTGTTTATGGATCACAGCTTTTCTTCCACACCCCAAGAGTAAACCTGACCAAGTATGAAATGGAAGACTTTCAAGAGGCTGATCCAGAAAGATGTTAACATTGAAAAACTCAGCTGTGTTTCCTTCCTTTGTGGTCTCACTTGTCCTTTTCCCACTGGGTTTTACTGTGTTTAAAGCTATGTATAGGAGAGAGAAATTTATCTGGACACTCATTCTGAGCATTGAGGAAGTTGCCTGGACCTTTTCATATGCTTATCTCGCCTTTAAAAAGGCAGACACTGAAATGAAATACTCGATCCACCCTAGTTGTGGGATCGAAGATCCCCTTTAATTTGGAGGTTTCTACATGTCAGTGTTTAAATGGACACTAATTTAATGGGCAGAGTTCTTGCTCAGAATAGACTTACTAATTTTTAGGCCTGACTGCCCACGTACTTCAACATTGTCAGCATGTTATCCTGTAAATAAGAAGCCTCAGCACTCCCAGTTGTGCTACAGCAGTGGGAGGCTGGGGATGAGGAAACAAGGGCATACTTTTGTGTTCTCATATGAATGCTTTGTTCCTTGGTAACAGCATTCAATGACAAACGCAGCCACCTTCCCTGGCTTCTGTGTTTACTTTCATTGAGGTGAACATTGCTTGGAGATGGGACCTGTTCTTTGCAATGTACACAAACGATTTGTTTCTAAAATTACTTGTcagaaatgggggggagggggccgatGAATAGCTTACAGCCACAGTTAGCAGTTTCAGGCTTGCACAGCTCAGAGTGCCTCCAACAAGATCATTGGGCAGAGGGAGCACAACACACCTTGGCTGGCTGCACCTTTTGCAATCGGTATATGAGTAAGTCAAGGAAAATGTATtggagagaaactttttttcagtCAATTCATGCTAAACTTAATAGTGCTTGGggtgcttttctttgtttctagtgTAACTTCTAGTCTTTCCAGAGGTAGCTACAGTTTGTGTTTTTGAACTCAGGCCCGTGGCTGATGCTGCCACACTGAAGTGTAGAGCCCTTGTATACCCCATTTCAGTTCCACTTCTTGCTAACAGTGAGAGTAATTTGAAGGAATGGAAACTCTTTTTCTGGTGGTATTTAGCCCTTGCCCACTGCCCTTGTCACTATCCATATAGTACacaaaaaacagcacagaaatgcaaAGTCTGTTCATTATGTAACCTCAGGCTGCACTATAAATAAGGATAAATAGTTGTGGACTCTTAAAAGTCATCAGGCAGGTAAACTGTGGCCCCTCTGTATCCCTTTCTGGGCAGATTTACTTCTGGAAGAGCCAGTCTGGTATGGTTTGGGAAAAAGATTGTTTATGACATAGATGATAAGAGGCTCTTCTCTTTAGGATGCTTCGAGTTTTGATGCCTGTAACCCAATATTTTTTTGCCCAATATCTTTTTGCCTGTAACCCAATATTCCAtactgatgtttaaaaaaaaaaagctcatttgatGCTGTTGTAACAGCCCAGATGAACCTCGTTAGGTAACGCaatggaaaggaaagaataatACTGGAGTGTATTTCTGTATGGTGGAGATTTCTCCTCTCTCTGAAATGAGCACAGATGATGCTTTGAATATTGACTCTAATAGATCAAGAAATCCTACAGTGTTATTTTAATAATCTCTAAAGcattttttgtttcctcctccaTCTTTTAGACACAAAATTGGGCAAACCTGGAAGCTATTAACTGCATATTTGCACGTTGCCTTAGTACTAGAGATGTATGAGTTGACCAGATGGTTAACTGCCAACTCAGAATATTTTGTAACAGTGCAAAACTCCAGGATTCTCCCTTAAACTGAGATATTTATGAGGTTGTTAATTTTCTCTAAAAAGATACTTTTCCTGGAAGAGTAACTTATCAATTCTGCATAGACTTGAAATGGATAATATAAATAACAGATTGCTTTGGCTTCAGACAATATTGGCAGTTCCTGCCACTAAGCTTAAATAACCTGTGTATGTCTCAGCTGCAGTGAAATTAGTGGCGACATGACCTGTCTGCAGTCAGCTGGCAGAAGAGAAAGTATGTAGGCAGCTGGAAGACTGATTGTCTGTATGGTGTCTCTCTCCTAGGATTTTGTGTTTTATGCCCCTCGTCTGAGAATAAACAAGAggatcctgcagctctgcatgggCAACCATGAGCTGTATATGCGGCGCAGGAAGCCTGACACCATTGAGGTGCAACAGATGAAAGCCCAGGCCCAGGAGGAGAAGCACCAGAAACAAATGGAAAGGTGAGTGTGAATAGGGACAGCTGGGATGGGGAGGCAGAGCTTGAATGATATGAAACTTACCAGGGTTCAGCAGATCGCTGGGCCTGCTAGAACAGCTAGCTACTGCTTAGCAGTAGGTAACATGGATTTCATTTAGTTAAGGCTGTGAGCCATCCCACTTACAGTAAGGCATATGATGGCCCTACAACTCTAGCTTACAGGGATGTGACTGAGGGAATCAGGCAGCAGACTGTAAGGATTACTCCTCTGGCTCAGACCTGCGTAGCCTACTGTCCGGTCAGACAGGTCAGCTCTCAAGACTGCAGGGAAACGCACAAGTAAAGACACTGGGCTCTCTCACGTAGTGACGTATGCCTAGAAAGGGGTTCTCCTGACTCATTTGTTGGGACCTGGTTTATGTGTTGGACCATGCGAAGGTTTGGAGTAAGGGGAAAACTTCACAGGGAGCATGCGTGTACAATGTGAACtgagaagagaggactgaaacacctctgataGGAGATGAAAAACAGTTAGCAGTTCCTTGGGACTTTTACCACTGTCTCTGGATTATTTATGATCAAGAAATCAtgctgctttctcctttgttTGTGACTTGTTATTCTTCATTCCCTCAGTGCTCTTGCTCTTATAGTTCCTTGATTTTTCCCTTTGATAGAGGCAACAAAATAGCTCTTCTCTGCTGTGTGCTTCACCATCCCGGTTTTCTACATCTGCACCTAGTAGCTATTTGGTGTTCTTAATTTCTGGGGCaggcaaaaaaatacaaatattcttaGGAAGCAGTATCTGAAATTAAGCAAAAATCCCAAAGCAATTAAGTAATAGGCTAtatgtatttctgttttatgaCTCTTGTTTTGTGGCAGTCATTAACTGCTTCCCACTGAACTGCCTGGAGAGATGTTCAGCCAACTTCCTTGCCTCACTATAGCTTAGCTCTGAGAGTAAGCTTCAAGTGTGAAATCTGTTTCTAACAGGCAACagctagaaaatgaaaagaagaaaagggagacaattgagaaggagaaagagcaaatgctaagggagaaggaggagctcCTGTTGAGGCTACAAGAGTATGAGGTGAAGactcagaaagcagagaaaggtAAAGTACTTGTAGAACGTAACATCCGTGTCAGCCAGTACAAAAGGATTATATGGGTCACTGCCTATGCTTAGCCTAACTCTTGTGACATTGGGAGCTTTTGGCAAGGCATCCTAATAGCTGCTACCTGCATGGGCAGATGCGTGGCCATGCAGGCAGGGTagcttaccccccccccccccaaaatacagACACTTGTTCACACTGCTGAGATCATCCAAGATATAAACCTCAGGTAAAATCTGCCaactggggaggggggtgaggggtggAGTTGGAAACAGCGGAATAGAGTTAGTTTGTCCCCCAAGAGGGGTGAGTAGCATGGCCTCTTCCAGGAGTGAGCAGCAGCTACCTGGGGCAGCTCTTAAGTGGTTTTTACTTAACTCCTAATAAGAAAAGTACTTTGGGAATGGTTTTTTCCAGCAGAAACCGAAGGTTCTGTTTCAGTGCACAGACTGAACACATTGGAGACGGCAACATCTGGTCCTGTCAATTAAGGGCAGCAGAATCATGTCAGTGTTAGAGACTTAATGCAATTATCTTGTAGAAGATTTAATTATAATATGCAGCTGACTTTTGTGAATTTGGTTACTTGATGTATCATGCAATGCTTTTTTGAGGTACATGGTGAGGGGATGTTGCAGGCTAGAGTCAGACTTGCTGTTACTTAAGAGTCCTTCTGTAGTTCCTTCACTTTGATCAGGCCTGTGGGCTAACAGCATTGACCCATCTCTTTCCAGAGCTCTCAGATCAGATCCAAAGAGCTAttcagctggaggaggagaggagacgAGCCCAGGAGGAAGCAGAACGTTTGGAAGCTGATCGTTTGGCTGCTCTCCAAGCcaaggaagagctggagagaCAAGCTATTGACCAGATAAAGAGCCAGGAACAGCTGGTAAGCCCCAGTCATTTTGAGGCTAAGGGTCGTTACTATGCCCTTTGAATAAGGTAAAGCCAGGAAACTAGTTTAGTAAAGTACAGTGTGATAGCATCATTGTAGCGCGGGTTTCTGTTTCTGTCACAAGCAATCTGGTTTTCATTCTTGATTTCCTGTTTAGTCTGTATTATAGTGGAGTGTAACACTCAGCTCTTGTCTCAGTCAAATaaaaattactactttttttttaagagtcctTATAATTCCTGTTTTGCTATTCAACAGGCTACAGAGCTCGCAGAGTATACGGCTAAGATTGCACTCCTTGAAGAGGCAAGGAAGCGTAAAGAGAGTGAGGTTGAAGAGTGGCAACTCAGAGTGAGTATTTTACAAAGCTGCTCTGAAGTTCTGCGTTTGAGCCTACGATGATGTTTAGCCTGGTATAACTTTCCTGAACATGTGGAGAGAAACATTCTTATTCTGGTAGAGAAGGGCAGAGTTATGTGATGAATTTGCAGTATGTCTGCGGAACATCTTTCTTCCAACAAGCCTGACCTTTAGTCAAAAGTCAAAATGTAAGCCTGtataaaaacttgaaaatatgaTCATTATCTTGGAGCTACAGAAAGGGAAGGGGATACATGTATAAATGGTGCATTTACTCCATGGTgtctggaaaatgaaaacattgcaTCAATGAAGAGAAAATGCTGCAAGGGCAGCCACACTGCAGGTAACGGTCTTGTGTGTATGCTGCTGTCAGTGACTTACTGGTTCTTGGGTCTGGAGAGCTGAATAATTTGATGCAGTAAAACCATAAGTAATCCTTCAAGACTGAGTGCCTGGTACTCCCAGTGTCCTGTAACTAGCACTGTAGACTGACTAGGAGGGTAGAATCATCGGGAAGCAAGGAGTTGTCCGACTTCCTAATGTGTAATTGCATTCAAAATGCCAACTCAAGAAAAGCTCTTGCTCTGTTGAACCTCTTTACAAAATACAGCTGTTCAGAGAACAGGATGAAGATGCTGTAACTTCCTACAAAACTACTGATAGATTATGTTTGATTGGAGGAAGATTGTTTGCTTCGATCCCCTGTACGTTACACAGTGGATGATGCTGCCATCACTAGCAAAAAACTTAGGTACTGCGTAAGAATGTAACAAAGTACTGTCAGCTGCAGAGACTGAATTCCTTGTCCCTTGCTTTTGATTGCAAAAGGCAAAACTGGGAATATAAGTGTCAAAGTATTCATTTAGCTGGTTTAGgccagaaatgaattaaaatgtgttttactttTCCCCAAAGGCTAAGGAAGCCCAGGATGATCTGGTAAAGACAAAGGAGGAGCTACACTTGGTAATGACTGCTCCACCTCCACCACCGCCGCCCATCTATGAGCCTGTGAACTACCATGTCCATGATAACTTGCAAGATGAAGGCTCTGAGTACTCTGCCTACAGTGCGGAGTTCTCCAGTGAGGGGATCAGGGATGACCGCAATGAGGAGAAACGTATtactgaagcagagaaaaatgaaCGTGTACAAAGGCAATTGAGGGTAAGAAAGTTGGAGAGGAGGGGAAGTAATGAAGCAAATTGTTCCTGGAAAGTGGATTATTTAACCACTTGTTAAATACGCACAGCATGatagtttctcttccttttcagtttttgtaGGGCAGTCTCAATCAACGGTAATGCACACAGTTCAGGCTTTCTGCATGCTGAATTTGAGTTTTTGGTACCTCAGTGCTTACAGGCAGCATACATTGTATCCGTGTCACTGATCTGTCCAGTAGCCTAAGGACTGTCAAATCTCACCAAAAGCACTGCTGTCATGAGTTGCAAAGCTTTTCATGTATAATTTGTAATTAAGACCCTCTGTTCTTAATATTGCAGACACTGACAGATGAGCTGGCCCAGGCTAGAGATGAAAACAAGAGGACCCACAATGATATTATCCACTCAGAGAACATGCGACAGGGACGTGACAAGTACAAGACACTGCGGCAGATTCGGCAAGGCAACACCAAGCAGAGAATTGATGAGTTCGAGGCAATGTAATGATTCTTACAACAAGAAGGCAGGACTGTGGGAAAGGCAGATCTTAACACTGTGTtcttgttttggggaggtgtgttttgtggttttctgttttgttttttgtttttctcgaGGAGGGGTCACTGTATGACATATTTATCAAATGTTCTCTAAACCCAGAGGTGTTTGAATCGCCCCTTTATCCCCTACCATCTACTAAATTTGGTATGGTTAAAAAGTCTTACCATGGATCCTGGTAACCCTTGCTTAGTGCCAAAAGGCCTTAAGTCATATCGTTCTTTAAGCAAGACAAAGTCTAACAGGCCATGCTTCTAGTGGAAGATGTGTGTCCTGTGGCAGGTGCTGGATTCAACTTGGTCTAAAAATAAGCAATTGTGGATGATTTTTGTGCCAtatgtctttgtatttttttagTTACAACATGAAGTCTAACTGTTGAGAAGAGAATGTAGAACTCAGGATCTGCAagcacctgtgtgtgtgtgtgcacatacatacactgttttttctttttttcttcccctcctcccccaaaagagAACTGACAACACCTGAGAACTAGTTCACTTAGAAATGAGACTTTTTGGTTGCTCCTCTCAGTTGGAGAGATTTTGTAGTGATGGTTCAGAAATGTGGCATAGGAAAACACTCTTTGGTACCCTCCTTGTGTAACAACTAGGCAAATACTTTTTTGGAATCTAATACACTATAGTGTTTACGTTCCAGCTTCATTACTGACCAGCTGTAGTGTAGTATTTATATACATTCTATAAACAGGCAATACATGGATTGCAATACTAgtttaaaagggaaataaaagttTTGCTCTGTATATTTTGTTACTTTTCAGATTTTTACAGATGCAAGTCTTACGAAATGCCTAAACAACACTATAGTCTGATGTACTGCAAAAGCAGTGCAACTGATTATTTGCTATAAAGCATTATTGTAAAGATCGTTTTTGTACTTAATGAAAATTGTGATATGTACACATGATCCAATATATACAATTTTACTGCACCTATTTTTCTAacaaattttctaatttttttaaatgtttgatttaAAGTTTCAGACTCCAAACATGAAGGGACTGTTTGTTTATATCACAGTTGTATTCTCTCTATTAGAGAGCATTTCTGTGATCACTCCTTCCCCAATAATATTCctctttctttgaaaatctgTTAGAAAGTAAGATACAGTATGTTGTCAGCTCTTCCATTTACAACATCTATGCTGCTTTGTACTTGAGCTAAATcttattgtgtgttttttttttatttgcagcagCAAACATCTAAATAAAAGATCTGCAAGGTAACAAAGGACTTGGAGTTGAATGTTTCTTGTATGGGGTTTCTTTGTATAAGATGTGCTGCCATTTCAGTTCCTGAGTTTAGCATATATGAATCTGTCTAACTCTCTATCCTTAAGAAAAGCCATATTGAGCTGGAAAGAAAGTAAAGGATAATACATGCTATAATGATTATTGCGACACTCCTCACCTCAGTCCCAGAGAAGAGGTAAAACCATAGCACTAGTTAGAGCTGTAAATATGAAGCTTCTGCTGACTCTGATGCTAATTCATCTGTCTGAATTGATATATTGGGCCTTAGGCTGGCATTTTCACCTGTTTATATGAATAAATGATAAGTCCAACTAAACTCATCCTGCTCTGGTCCATATGGTGTATAATCAGACATGTTGGGTATTGGCTCAGTCCAGCAGGGAACCTTAGATTTGCCATGTCTTGCTAGCATGATGCACTTCAGACTGGACTTGTCACTCCAGTATAAAGTAAGTATTAGTTCTTCAGAATCTAGAGATATAGACAACACAACCTTAACGTTTGGAGAATTAAAACCTTCAGAGCATCATACCCCTTTAAACAGGCGACTTTATTCCCCAAAAGCCAGACTAGGCACTATACATGCCACTTTAATCTGTATTTTCAATACATCAGACactgggaaggaaaaaatattgtgcTGTTACCTCATTTATGATTTAAAGTTTTCCTTATTTGAATGCAGTACAAGCGCAATGTCCATCCATGTGTTCGGGTTGCTGAGCACTTCCTGCCACTGAAGCACTGGCTGAGAATTGGGGTCTGTAAAGCCAAATGATTCTTCTGCaagaaagtaaaatgaaagatCACAAGGTTACTCTTCATTTGGCCTTACCCCAAGACTTTTCTAGGTCCAGCTCTGCACAGCTTCTGACCCAACTGATTAGGTAAGCAAGTTCAGCTGGTCTGTTGCTCCTTCATTGTAATAAATCACAGTTACATGTTTGAAGCATTGTTTATATCATATTAAACTAGGAACAGTCTTTGTAGAACTCAGTCTGCAGCAAAGAGAAACCTCTTTGTTGTACTGTTAAAAGCAGAGGGGCAAACGTGCATTCTAAAACTAACAAAATGACACTAAACTTACTCTTTCACTTCATCTCTAGAGACCTGAATGTATGACAGCTTAGGGTAGAACAGTCATCAGCCCttttctaacaggaaaaaaaaaaaaaaaagcctggctaGGACAACCATGGAAAGCTTGAGAGGACATTCGCACAGCATTCAGTGATCATTAGTGGTAATACTCCTCTAAAATTAATGTAGATGCCATAGCAAGGTGACTGACCCTCAATCTTCATGAGCCTTTCATCTCCAACACTGAATTTAAAGCATTTACTACCCTGGAAGAATGCCTCCTGCAGtttctcccccttttcttcccgTGATATCATTTTTCTGCTCAACTACAAGCTAAACACA includes these proteins:
- the EZR gene encoding ezrin, translating into MPKPINVRVVTMDAELEFAIQPNTTGKQLFDQVVKTIGLREVWYFGLQYVDNKGFQTWLKLDKKVSAQEIRKENPLQFRFRAKFFPEDVADELIQDITQKLFFLQVKEGILSDEIYCPPETAVLLGSYAVQAKFGDYSKDVHKPGYLSSERLIPQRVMDQHKLSREQWEERIQVWHAEHSGMLKENAMLEYLKIAQDLEMYGINYFEIKNKKGTDLWLGVDALGLNVYEKDDKLTPKIGFPWSEIRNISFNDKKFVIKPIDKKAPDFVFYAPRLRINKRILQLCMGNHELYMRRRKPDTIEVQQMKAQAQEEKHQKQMERQQLENEKKKRETIEKEKEQMLREKEELLLRLQEYEVKTQKAEKELSDQIQRAIQLEEERRRAQEEAERLEADRLAALQAKEELERQAIDQIKSQEQLATELAEYTAKIALLEEARKRKESEVEEWQLRAKEAQDDLVKTKEELHLVMTAPPPPPPPIYEPVNYHVHDNLQDEGSEYSAYSAEFSSEGIRDDRNEEKRITEAEKNERVQRQLRTLTDELAQARDENKRTHNDIIHSENMRQGRDKYKTLRQIRQGNTKQRIDEFEAM